The sequence GGCCGCGATCGAGACGCACCGGTCGTCCCCGCCGACGAGCGTTTCCTGGGGCACGTCGCACGGAACCGGCTGGTTCCCGTCGATGAAGAGGAAGTCGGCAGGGAGGAGAAGCGCTTCCACCGCCCGCCGCATGGCGAGCAGGGAGGCGCGAAGGATGTTCAGCGTGTCGATCTCTTCGGGGGTGGCGAGGGCGATCCCGAACGCCACGGCGTCGGCCATGATCACCGGAAAGAGGCGTTCGCGCTGACGGGGGGAAAGCTTCTTGGAATCGCGGATCCCCGGGTGGGAATATCCCGGGGGGAAGATGACGGCGGCGGCGACCACCGGTCCGGCGAGGGGGCCCCTGCCGGCCTCGTCGACGCCCGCCGGGGCCGAATACCCCCGGCCGCGTGCGTTCGCCTCGAAGCCTCCGAACGGTACGGCGCTACTCCTTCGGCGTCGCCGGGGGGGCGGGCGGCGCCTCCTTTTTCGAAAGCCAGTCCTTCTTCTCGCGGATGCGCGCCTTCTTCCCGGACACCTCGCGCAGGTAGAAGAGCTTCGCGCGGCGGACGTCGCCCCTCTTCTTCACCTCGATCTTTTCGATGAGGGGGGAGTGGATCGGGTAGGTGCGCTCGACGCCGACGCCGTACGATTCCTTGCGGACCTTGAAGGTGCCGGAGACGGCGTTCCGGTGGAAGCCGATCACGATCCCCTCGAAATACTGGACGCGCTCCTTCTCGCCTTCCTTGATCCGCGAGAAGACCCGGACGGTGTCCCCCACGTGGAATTTCGGGAGATCCTTGCGCTGCTGCCGGGATTCGACATCCTTGAGGAGACTCATGGCCATATCCTGTCCTTTCGTTGCCTGCAGTCGCGGGTGATGAAGAAGACCTGACAATGTATTCCAACCGCTATGGGTCTGTCAACTTTTTCTTCAGCAGGTCCGGGCGGTTCCGCGCCGTCAGGCGCTCCCCTTCCGCCTTGCGCCACGCCGCGACGGCGGCATGGTCCCCC comes from Deltaproteobacteria bacterium and encodes:
- the rplS gene encoding 50S ribosomal protein L19; amino-acid sequence: MSLLKDVESRQQRKDLPKFHVGDTVRVFSRIKEGEKERVQYFEGIVIGFHRNAVSGTFKVRKESYGVGVERTYPIHSPLIEKIEVKKRGDVRRAKLFYLREVSGKKARIREKKDWLSKKEAPPAPPATPKE